One Deltaproteobacteria bacterium genomic window, CCCGGGATGGCGGCGGTGACGTCGAAGTCCACGGTCTGCCCCTGCGCCACGGCGCCGAGCGTGGCGAGCGCCGGCCCATCTATCGCAGGCTGTGTGTTCCAGGTGATGGTGCGCTCGTTCCAGCCGCATCCCGTGATCGCGTGCAGCGTGCCGCCCGCGACGCTCTGCGCATTGGTCACCTTCGCGACCTGCAGCTGTAGGTGCGCCGAGGAGACCCGGCGCGTGCCGACGCCGCTGACGCTCACCCGGAGGAGGGCACGCTGCACCCCCGCGCCACCGGGCGCCGACGGGGAGCCGTTGTCCACGGCGAGGTACGTCTTCGTGCCGAAGTTCGTGGTCGGCTTGTCCGACTGGACGTAGGTGTCGGCCACCACGGCCGCGACCGGGGCGATCGCGGGCAGCGTCGTGCTCGTGGTGGTCGACGTCGTGGTCGTCATCGTCGGGCCGGCCCCGCACGGGCAGACGGCCGTGACGGCGACCTCGGGCTTCCCGGCGGTCGCCTCGCGGGAGTTGTAGAGGGCGCTGTCGGTCGAGGGGGTGTCGAGTGCGAAGCAGTAGACGCCGTCGCCGTGAATGGCGCCGGTCACGTCGAAGTCGACCGCCTGGCCCTGCGCCACCGCGCCGGCAGTCGCGAGCACCGGCCCATCGATGGCGGGCTGCGTCTGCCAGGTCATGGTGCGCTCGTTCCATCCGCAGTCCGTGATCGGATGGATGCGGCCGCCCGAGACGCTCTGGGCATTGGTCACCTTTGCGACCTGCAGCCGCACGC contains:
- a CDS encoding DNRLRE domain-containing protein, which translates into the protein CHGGPPLACDDGNVCTTDSCDPAVGCMHAPNTLACNDGNACTTGDACSNGRCTGGPARSCDDGNVCTIDSCDPATGCVHAPNTAPCDDGSACTTNDTCSGGTCVGGPPLICPTGVPVAVVEADTYVSSSSPGTNFGTSTLAAADAGPTVQRAFFRVRVSGVGTRQVTGARVRLQVAKVTNAQSVSGGRIHPITDCGWNERTMTWQTQPAIDGPVLATAGAVAQGQAVDFDVTGAIHGDGVYCFALDTPSTDSALYNSREATAGKPEVAVTAVCPCGAGPTMTTTTSTTTSTTLPAIAPVAAVVADTYVQSDKPTTNFGTKTYLAVDNGSPSAPGGAGVQRALLRVSVSGVGTRRVSSAHLQLQVAKVTNAQSVAGGTLHAITGCGWNERTITWNTQPAIDGPALATLGAVAQGQTVDFDVTAAIPGDGTYCFALDTSSTDSAIYNSREGSSQRPAMVVQVAQ